Proteins from a genomic interval of Sphingobacterium sp. SYP-B4668:
- a CDS encoding lmo0937 family membrane protein codes for MGNILYLIAVILVIIWAISFLGGYYTGGIIHALLVIAIIVILLRIIRGNA; via the coding sequence ATGGGTAACATTTTGTATTTAATTGCAGTCATCTTGGTTATTATTTGGGCAATTAGCTTTTTAGGAGGATATTATACTGGCGGCATTATTCACGCATTATTAGTTATTGCTATTATTGTGATTCTATTGAGGATAATACGTGGGAATGCTTAG
- a CDS encoding 2-C-methyl-D-erythritol 4-phosphate cytidylyltransferase, with protein sequence MNYNHVIIVAGGSGTRMNHSLPKQYLKLGTKPILMHTIEAFYMARSEPQIVVVIHPDMRQLWEKLCREYNFQISHHIIAGGSTRFQSVQNGITYLKSTIDQPNLHCIAVHDGARPLIRTEIIDLSFEMAKEKRAVIVGCKSTNSVRIEKDGTNKSVNRDSVWLIQTPQTFGADLLFEAYQQREQDTFTDDASVVEKLGNTITLLEGHYSNLKITYKEDIDIAQLYLQSL encoded by the coding sequence ATGAATTACAATCATGTCATTATCGTCGCTGGAGGCAGTGGTACTCGGATGAACCACTCTCTTCCCAAACAGTATTTGAAATTGGGAACCAAACCGATTCTGATGCATACAATTGAAGCTTTTTATATGGCACGAAGTGAACCACAGATTGTTGTCGTCATCCATCCAGATATGAGACAACTTTGGGAAAAACTTTGTAGGGAATATAACTTTCAAATATCCCACCACATAATAGCAGGAGGCTCTACTCGTTTCCAAAGTGTGCAAAATGGCATTACCTATCTTAAGTCTACAATTGACCAGCCAAATCTACATTGTATTGCTGTACACGATGGAGCTCGTCCTCTTATTCGGACAGAAATCATCGATTTATCTTTTGAAATGGCGAAAGAAAAGCGAGCAGTAATTGTTGGCTGTAAGAGTACAAATTCGGTAAGAATAGAAAAAGATGGAACGAACAAGAGCGTAAATAGAGATAGCGTTTGGTTAATCCAGACTCCTCAAACTTTTGGAGCGGACTTACTTTTTGAAGCATATCAACAACGGGAACAAGATACTTTTACAGATGATGCCTCCGTGGTAGAAAAATTGGGCAACACAATAACGCTACTCGAAGGTCACTATTCCAATTTGAAAATCACCTACAAGGAAGATATCGACATTGCCCAATTATATCTCCAATCTCTTTAA
- the queA gene encoding tRNA preQ1(34) S-adenosylmethionine ribosyltransferase-isomerase QueA, with amino-acid sequence MKLSQFKFNLPESLLASEPSEQRDEARLMVLHRDSGKIEHKIFKDVLDYFDDKDVMILNNTKVFPARMYGNKEKTGATIEVFLLRELNKELRLWDVLVDPARKIRVGNKLYFGDDDLLVAEVVDNTTSRGRTIRFLFDGTDEEFRRNIEILGETPLPKYIKRKATPEDKYRYQTIYAKNEGAVAAPTAGLHFSRELMKRLELKGVDFAEVTLHVGLGTFRTVEVEDLTKHKMDSEQFIITDEAARIVNKGIDEKRKVCAVGTTSMRAIESSVSADRHLKAASDWTSKFIYPPYDFSIANSMITNFHTPESTLLVMIAAFAGYENVMNAYEVAVKEKYRFYSYGDAMLII; translated from the coding sequence ATGAAATTATCTCAATTCAAGTTTAATCTACCAGAATCTTTGTTAGCATCGGAACCTTCTGAGCAACGTGATGAAGCACGTTTGATGGTTCTTCATCGTGATAGCGGAAAAATAGAGCATAAAATCTTTAAGGATGTCTTGGACTATTTTGATGACAAAGACGTCATGATCTTAAACAATACTAAGGTTTTCCCGGCCCGTATGTACGGTAATAAGGAGAAAACAGGTGCCACTATTGAGGTGTTTTTGCTTCGTGAATTAAACAAAGAACTACGTCTTTGGGATGTATTGGTCGATCCAGCGCGTAAGATTAGAGTTGGCAACAAACTTTACTTTGGGGATGACGATTTACTTGTAGCCGAGGTTGTTGACAATACGACCTCACGCGGACGTACTATCCGTTTCTTATTTGACGGTACGGATGAAGAATTCCGTCGTAATATTGAAATATTAGGAGAGACACCTCTTCCTAAATATATCAAGCGCAAAGCTACTCCCGAAGATAAATACCGCTATCAGACTATCTATGCAAAAAATGAAGGTGCTGTAGCCGCTCCAACCGCTGGACTTCATTTTTCTAGGGAATTGATGAAAAGGTTAGAACTTAAAGGTGTTGATTTTGCTGAAGTGACACTACATGTCGGACTAGGTACTTTCCGTACGGTTGAAGTGGAAGATTTAACGAAACACAAAATGGACTCCGAACAGTTCATCATCACAGATGAGGCTGCGCGTATTGTCAACAAAGGAATTGACGAAAAGAGAAAAGTATGTGCAGTGGGAACAACCTCTATGCGTGCGATAGAATCTTCTGTCTCTGCAGACAGACATCTGAAAGCCGCATCTGATTGGACGAGTAAATTTATCTACCCGCCATATGACTTTAGCATTGCCAACTCCATGATTACTAATTTTCACACACCAGAGTCAACGCTCTTAGTTATGATTGCAGCTTTCGCGGGTTATGAAAATGTAATGAATGCTTATGAAGTTGCTGTTAAGGAAAAATATAGATTCTACAGCTACGGAGATGCCATGTTAATTATCTAA